The Mucilaginibacter yixingensis genome window below encodes:
- the ligD gene encoding DNA ligase D yields MSLSKYKEKRDFKKTSEPKAGKSNDDKALHFVVQKHDATRLHYDFRLEMEGVLKSWAVPKGPSVNPKDKRLAMMVEDHPYDYKDFEGIIPKGEYGGGTVIVWDEGTYEPIETVKGKKAQDKLLLKQLKEGSLKIKLHGQKLNGEFALVKTQGMGENGWLLIKHKDDYASARDITKEDKSVVSKKTIAQMEKGAKHVWKDGKDQQLKDAPEVKKKALTKTAAEEYATHHSVEALLKEGEKSPLPKNLKPMLATLVDKPFDDPDWLYEVKWDGYRAVSYVNKGGVEIQSRNNKSFNDKYYPLRKLMEKWAVNLVIDGEIVVLKDNGQSDFGSLQNWRSEADGHLSYYVFDLLWYEGKNLTHLTLAKRRKILENVIPADDDRIRLSQVFNAKGTEFFDAAKRMGLEGIIAKKADSTYTPGLHSKEWLKIKVNKRQEVVIGGFTRNEGTAKKFSSLLLGVYENGKLQYTGKVGTGFNDKMQTEMMEQFKPLMTDKVPFMNEPDYNKPSRFRPNPPNAKAYWLKPELVCEISFAEVTSDGVFRHPSFEGMRADKKARDVVREAETSTEQLIEETHDEPETNQKQTRKKMLSAPKDKDRRTLLNPNEETQVRKLNGHELKFTHLSKVYWPEDNVTKRDMFNYYYQVAEYILPYLKDRPQSLNRFPDGIHGSSFYQKDVKDKSPEWLDTFPYTSDGEHKEFAVACHEDSLLWMASLGCIEMNPWFSRVQSPDHPDYCVIDLDPDKHHFDQVIEAALEVKKVLDAIDVPCYPKTSGSTGMHIYIPMGAKYTYEQSQLFARIVVGHVHDQIPDFTTLERSIKKREGRMYLDFLQNRPGATIAGPYSLRPKPGATVSMPLHWEEVKPGLKMTDFHIFNAIDRLKETGDLFKGVLGKGIDLEKVLKKARSVFGASNET; encoded by the coding sequence ATGTCGCTCAGCAAGTATAAGGAGAAGCGGGATTTTAAGAAAACCAGCGAGCCCAAAGCCGGCAAGAGTAATGATGATAAAGCCTTGCATTTTGTGGTACAAAAGCATGATGCTACCCGCCTGCATTATGATTTCAGGCTGGAAATGGAGGGCGTGCTGAAAAGCTGGGCCGTGCCTAAAGGGCCGTCTGTAAACCCGAAAGATAAGCGCCTGGCCATGATGGTGGAAGACCATCCTTATGATTATAAAGACTTTGAAGGCATCATCCCAAAAGGCGAATACGGTGGCGGCACAGTGATTGTTTGGGACGAGGGCACCTACGAGCCCATTGAAACAGTAAAAGGCAAAAAAGCGCAGGATAAGCTGCTGCTAAAGCAGCTGAAAGAGGGGTCGCTCAAAATAAAGCTCCACGGGCAAAAGCTGAACGGCGAGTTTGCCCTCGTAAAAACCCAAGGCATGGGCGAGAACGGTTGGCTACTCATCAAGCATAAAGATGATTATGCATCTGCCAGAGACATTACCAAAGAAGATAAATCTGTCGTCTCAAAAAAAACGATTGCCCAAATGGAAAAGGGCGCCAAACACGTATGGAAAGACGGCAAGGACCAGCAACTGAAAGATGCGCCCGAGGTGAAAAAAAAAGCGCTCACTAAAACCGCAGCCGAAGAATACGCCACCCATCACAGCGTTGAAGCCTTATTAAAAGAGGGCGAGAAATCACCCTTACCCAAAAACCTGAAGCCGATGCTGGCCACCCTGGTAGACAAGCCTTTTGACGACCCCGATTGGCTTTACGAGGTAAAATGGGATGGTTACCGGGCGGTGAGCTATGTAAACAAAGGCGGGGTAGAGATACAATCGCGCAACAATAAATCTTTTAATGATAAGTATTACCCTTTGCGCAAGTTGATGGAGAAGTGGGCTGTCAACCTGGTCATTGACGGCGAGATTGTGGTGCTGAAAGACAACGGCCAGTCTGACTTTGGCAGCCTGCAAAACTGGCGCAGTGAGGCCGATGGCCATCTCTCCTATTATGTGTTTGATCTGCTATGGTATGAGGGTAAGAACCTTACCCACCTCACCCTGGCCAAGCGCCGCAAGATATTAGAAAATGTAATCCCTGCCGATGATGACCGCATCAGGCTTAGCCAGGTTTTTAACGCCAAAGGCACCGAGTTTTTTGATGCCGCCAAACGCATGGGCCTGGAAGGTATCATTGCAAAAAAAGCCGACAGCACCTACACACCCGGTCTGCATTCTAAAGAGTGGCTCAAGATAAAAGTAAACAAGCGTCAGGAGGTAGTGATAGGCGGCTTTACCCGCAATGAGGGCACGGCCAAAAAGTTCAGTTCGCTGTTGCTGGGCGTGTACGAGAATGGCAAACTGCAATACACCGGCAAAGTAGGCACGGGTTTTAACGACAAGATGCAGACGGAAATGATGGAACAGTTTAAACCACTGATGACCGACAAAGTGCCTTTTATGAATGAACCTGATTACAACAAACCTTCCCGCTTCCGGCCCAATCCACCTAATGCCAAGGCCTATTGGTTGAAGCCGGAGCTGGTCTGCGAGATCAGTTTTGCCGAGGTTACCAGCGATGGTGTTTTTCGTCACCCCTCTTTTGAGGGCATGCGCGCCGATAAAAAGGCCAGAGACGTGGTACGTGAAGCCGAAACATCCACAGAACAGCTGATAGAGGAAACTCACGATGAACCGGAAACAAATCAGAAACAAACCCGCAAAAAAATGCTGAGCGCCCCGAAAGATAAAGATCGCCGCACGCTGCTTAACCCTAACGAGGAAACGCAGGTGCGCAAGCTTAATGGCCATGAGCTGAAGTTTACCCACCTGAGTAAAGTTTATTGGCCCGAGGATAATGTGACCAAGCGCGATATGTTCAATTATTATTACCAGGTGGCGGAATATATTTTGCCTTACCTGAAAGATCGCCCGCAATCGCTCAACCGCTTCCCCGATGGTATCCATGGCTCGAGCTTTTACCAGAAGGACGTGAAAGATAAATCGCCCGAATGGCTGGATACCTTCCCCTACACCAGCGATGGCGAGCATAAGGAGTTTGCGGTGGCCTGCCACGAGGATAGTTTGCTGTGGATGGCATCGTTGGGGTGCATTGAAATGAACCCCTGGTTTAGTCGCGTCCAATCGCCTGATCATCCTGATTACTGCGTGATTGATCTTGATCCCGATAAACACCATTTTGACCAGGTGATTGAGGCTGCCCTGGAAGTAAAGAAAGTGCTGGATGCGATAGATGTGCCCTGTTACCCCAAAACATCGGGCAGCACGGGTATGCATATTTATATCCCCATGGGGGCAAAATATACTTACGAGCAATCGCAGCTATTTGCACGGATAGTGGTAGGGCATGTGCACGACCAGATCCCAGACTTTACCACCCTTGAACGCAGCATCAAAAAGCGCGAGGGCCGTATGTATCTTGATTTTCTGCAGAATCGACCGGGGGCAACCATTGCCGGCCCGTACTCTTTACGCCCCAAACCGGGTGCCACTGTATCCATGCCCTTGCACTGGGAGGAGGTAAAGCCCGGATTAAAAATGACCGACTTTCATATTTTTAACGCGATAGACCGATTGAAAGAAACCGGCGATCTGTTTAAAGGTGTACTAGGTAAAGGTATTGATCTGGAAAAAGTGTTGAAGAAAGCTAGGAGCGTTTTTGGGGCAAGTAATGAGACCTAG
- a CDS encoding DNA topoisomerase IV subunit B: MAEPINYSEDSIRSLDWKEHIRLRPGMYIGKLGDGSAYDDGIYVLLKEIVDNSIDEFVMGAGKTIDVNMSDLKVSVRDYGRGIPLGKVIDCVSKINTGGKYDSKAFQKSVGLNGVGTKAVNALSAAFTVQSYRDGRTKIAEFAKGELTREEVEKDTTQRNGTAINFTPDDSIFRHYRFITEFVENMIWNYVFLNAGLTINFNGQKYYSEKGLHDLLLRNTDTENIRYPIIHLKGEDIEIAMTHGQQYGEEYYSFVNGQHTTQGGTHQAAFREAIVKTVREFYKKEFDASDIRASVVGAIAVKVQEPVFESQTKTKLGSLNVGPDGPTVRGFINDFVKKELDNYLHKNPATADALLKRIMQSERERKDIAGIKKLANERAKKASLHNRKLRDCKIHFDDQHERKQDTTLFITEGDSASGSITQSRDVMTQAVFSLKGKPLNCFGLTKKVVYENEEFNLLQHALNIEDGIDGLRYNNIVIATDADVDGMHIRLLLMTFFLQFFPDLVKAGHVFILQTPLFRVRNKKETVYCYSDEERRNAIARLGVKPEITRFKGLGEISPDEFGLFIGKDIRLDPVILKDANIKSMLEYFMGKNTPTRQLHIIQNLRVEKDDETVNPMLAQEGDEELPVAV; encoded by the coding sequence ATGGCAGAACCCATCAATTATAGTGAAGACAGTATCCGGTCGTTAGACTGGAAGGAGCACATACGTCTGCGCCCCGGTATGTACATTGGTAAACTGGGCGATGGCTCGGCTTATGACGATGGTATTTACGTTTTGCTGAAGGAGATTGTAGATAACTCGATTGACGAGTTTGTGATGGGTGCCGGTAAAACCATCGACGTAAATATGAGCGATCTGAAAGTCTCTGTTCGCGATTACGGTCGTGGTATTCCGCTGGGTAAGGTGATTGACTGTGTGAGCAAGATCAACACCGGTGGTAAGTACGATAGCAAAGCCTTCCAGAAATCGGTTGGTTTGAATGGTGTGGGTACCAAGGCGGTGAACGCATTGTCTGCGGCTTTCACCGTACAATCATACCGTGACGGCCGTACCAAAATTGCCGAGTTTGCCAAAGGCGAACTAACGCGCGAGGAAGTCGAGAAAGACACCACCCAGCGCAACGGTACCGCCATCAACTTTACGCCCGACGACAGCATCTTCCGCCACTACCGGTTCATCACCGAGTTTGTGGAGAACATGATCTGGAACTACGTGTTCCTTAACGCGGGCCTGACCATCAATTTTAACGGTCAGAAATATTACTCTGAAAAAGGCCTGCACGACCTGCTGTTGCGTAATACCGACACCGAAAATATACGCTATCCCATCATTCACCTGAAAGGTGAGGATATTGAGATAGCCATGACCCACGGCCAGCAGTATGGCGAGGAATATTACTCGTTTGTAAACGGTCAGCACACTACGCAGGGTGGTACCCACCAGGCAGCTTTCCGTGAGGCCATTGTGAAAACCGTGCGCGAGTTCTATAAAAAAGAGTTTGACGCGTCGGATATCCGCGCCTCTGTTGTTGGTGCCATTGCTGTAAAGGTGCAGGAGCCGGTGTTCGAGTCGCAAACCAAAACCAAGCTGGGCTCATTGAATGTTGGTCCGGACGGGCCTACGGTGCGTGGCTTTATTAACGATTTTGTTAAGAAAGAGCTGGATAACTACCTGCACAAAAATCCGGCAACGGCCGATGCGCTGTTGAAACGTATCATGCAGTCTGAGCGGGAGCGTAAAGATATTGCCGGTATTAAAAAACTGGCTAACGAACGCGCCAAAAAAGCATCGCTGCATAATCGTAAGCTGCGCGATTGCAAGATCCATTTTGACGATCAGCATGAGCGTAAACAAGACACCACTTTATTCATCACCGAAGGTGACTCGGCCAGTGGTTCCATTACCCAAAGCCGTGATGTGATGACCCAGGCTGTATTCAGCTTGAAAGGTAAGCCGCTTAACTGTTTCGGCCTCACCAAGAAAGTGGTTTACGAGAACGAAGAGTTTAACCTGCTGCAACACGCACTGAATATTGAGGATGGCATTGACGGCCTGCGCTACAATAACATTGTAATAGCTACCGATGCCGATGTGGACGGTATGCACATCCGCCTGCTGCTGATGACTTTCTTTTTGCAGTTCTTCCCAGATCTGGTGAAAGCTGGTCATGTTTTCATATTGCAAACGCCGCTGTTCCGCGTGCGTAATAAAAAGGAAACAGTTTATTGCTATAGCGATGAAGAACGCCGAAACGCTATTGCCCGTTTAGGTGTAAAGCCGGAGATTACCCGATTTAAAGGTCTGGGAGAGATTTCGCCCGACGAGTTTGGCTTGTTCATAGGCAAAGATATTCGCCTTGATCCTGTGATCTTAAAAGATGCCAACATTAAAAGCATGCTGGAGTACTTTATGGGTAAAAACACCCCAACCCGCCAGCTGCACATTATCCAAAACCTGCGCGTTGAGAAAGACGACGAAACCGTTAACCCAATGTTAGCCCAGGAAGGCGACGAAGAGCTACCGGTAGCGGTATGA
- a CDS encoding XdhC family protein gives MHWLSLSKPPDQMSELKQLLTAYDVERQARRSCALATVVEVRGSAYRQPGARMLVTAEGQLTGTISGGCLEGDARRRAQQVMHRGKPEIIVYDSTDLEDDLEHGAQLGCQGEVFILLEPIDFDNPHNPLELLRSTYLLPDRSVLATVLKSSHHRILAAERLLLLTNGTLKGRLTDTAFAQLHLLPDMNEAMQEGFSINAEYTLDDTSLAVFIELIKPAPILNIYGAGNDARPLVELAARLGWRVIVTDGRPSLAISHRFPDTEAVQIARLDDLHQHVSPRGYAVLMSHNYYYDLAVLRQLSNHEEVNYIGLLGPRKKTDRMLQQLALEGIDTQTLNKRLHSPIGLDIGGENADEIALSIMAELQAVRNGFTGGFLRNVDAPIHSRRHHLKVSADD, from the coding sequence ATGCACTGGCTATCTTTGAGTAAACCACCAGACCAGATGTCTGAATTGAAACAATTATTAACCGCTTATGATGTTGAACGCCAGGCCCGCAGATCCTGTGCGCTGGCAACCGTTGTGGAGGTGCGTGGATCGGCCTACCGCCAGCCGGGTGCACGCATGCTGGTTACAGCCGAAGGCCAGCTTACCGGTACCATCAGTGGGGGCTGCCTGGAAGGCGATGCCCGCAGGCGCGCGCAACAAGTAATGCACCGGGGTAAACCTGAAATAATTGTTTATGACAGCACCGACCTGGAAGACGACCTGGAGCACGGCGCTCAATTAGGCTGCCAGGGCGAAGTATTCATCCTGCTGGAGCCAATTGACTTTGACAATCCGCACAACCCGCTGGAACTACTGCGCAGCACCTACCTGCTGCCCGACCGCTCGGTGCTGGCAACGGTGCTCAAATCATCTCATCACCGCATCTTGGCTGCAGAACGTTTGTTATTATTAACCAACGGAACTCTAAAAGGCCGCTTAACAGATACGGCATTTGCACAACTGCACTTGCTGCCCGATATGAATGAGGCCATGCAGGAAGGCTTCTCCATTAACGCTGAATACACACTGGATGATACCTCTTTAGCCGTTTTTATCGAGCTAATTAAACCCGCCCCTATCCTTAATATTTACGGCGCCGGGAACGATGCCCGCCCGCTTGTTGAACTGGCTGCACGTTTAGGCTGGCGGGTGATAGTGACAGACGGCCGACCAAGCCTGGCCATATCGCACCGCTTTCCAGACACAGAAGCGGTACAAATAGCACGTTTGGACGACTTGCATCAACACGTAAGTCCCCGTGGCTACGCGGTATTGATGAGCCATAATTATTACTACGATTTGGCTGTTTTACGGCAATTGTCAAATCATGAGGAAGTCAATTACATCGGCCTATTAGGTCCCCGTAAAAAAACAGACCGCATGCTACAGCAACTTGCGCTGGAAGGCATAGATACCCAAACATTGAATAAACGCCTCCACAGCCCCATTGGGCTGGATATTGGCGGCGAGAATGCAGACGAAATTGCGCTATCTATCATGGCCGAACTACAGGCCGTGCGTAACGGATTTACCGGCGGCTTTTTGCGCAATGTAGATGCGCCGATACATAGCCGCAGGCATCACCTTAAAGTAAGCGCAGATGACTAA
- a CDS encoding NTP transferase domain-containing protein has translation MTNIGTIILAAGGSSRMGQPKQLLRFKNKTMLRHTVDTVLESTCGDGVVVVTGAVHQQLADECDGLPVSVIENSNWQMGMSTSIRAGLKALEKMRPDNLRGVLIILCDQPFITAGHLDNLADMFTTRGYRGIAATGYDSTVGAPAIFSRDLFEQLYQLNGDKGAKELINNPENKLLCVPFHPASIDLDTMDDYLALTP, from the coding sequence ATGACTAATATAGGCACCATTATACTGGCTGCAGGCGGCTCAAGCCGAATGGGGCAGCCCAAGCAATTGCTCAGGTTTAAAAACAAAACTATGCTGCGCCACACCGTAGATACGGTATTGGAATCAACCTGTGGAGACGGTGTAGTGGTTGTTACCGGCGCCGTGCATCAGCAATTAGCTGATGAGTGCGATGGACTGCCGGTATCTGTAATTGAAAACTCAAACTGGCAAATGGGGATGTCGACCTCGATCCGTGCCGGATTAAAAGCATTGGAAAAGATGCGGCCCGATAATTTGCGCGGCGTGTTAATTATCCTCTGCGATCAGCCGTTTATCACCGCCGGTCACCTGGATAACCTGGCCGATATGTTTACCACGCGCGGTTATCGCGGCATTGCGGCAACCGGGTATGATAGTACGGTAGGTGCACCTGCCATTTTCAGTCGGGATCTGTTTGAGCAGCTTTATCAGCTTAATGGTGATAAAGGCGCAAAAGAACTCATCAATAATCCTGAAAACAAACTACTGTGCGTGCCTTTCCACCCTGCATCTATTGATTTGGATACGATGGATGATTATCTGGCGCTGACACCGTAA
- a CDS encoding DUF4350 domain-containing protein has protein sequence MKKLFKVLTVSAIACAPLMRAQAQTVTLDYFFNHEVHKGADGKEERFHYMWEEKDLNGYSNWGDAFTKAGAKINSLDAAPTATNLKGTDVYIIVDPDTKKESPNPNYITPKDADAIAEYVKNGGVLVMMANDSANVELPHFNTLAAKFGMHFTDELHNHVVSKDIEHGTMMVDGNPLFKTAKKIYMKDVCSIALTGDAKPLLKNEGVVIIATAKYGKGTVFAVGDPWLYNEYTNGHLPADGHYDNDKAINDVTAWLLAHARK, from the coding sequence ATGAAAAAACTGTTTAAAGTACTCACGGTATCGGCCATTGCATGCGCTCCGCTGATGCGTGCACAGGCGCAGACTGTAACGCTCGACTACTTTTTTAACCACGAAGTGCACAAAGGCGCCGATGGTAAAGAAGAGCGTTTCCACTACATGTGGGAGGAGAAAGACCTGAATGGTTACTCTAACTGGGGCGATGCCTTTACCAAGGCCGGCGCTAAAATCAATTCGCTGGATGCCGCACCTACTGCTACAAATTTGAAAGGTACCGATGTTTACATCATTGTAGATCCGGATACCAAAAAAGAAAGCCCGAACCCTAACTATATCACCCCTAAAGATGCCGATGCTATTGCCGAATACGTTAAAAACGGTGGTGTACTGGTTATGATGGCTAACGATAGTGCTAACGTTGAACTGCCGCACTTTAACACGCTGGCTGCCAAATTTGGCATGCACTTTACAGACGAGTTGCACAACCACGTAGTAAGTAAAGATATTGAGCACGGTACCATGATGGTTGACGGTAACCCACTGTTCAAAACGGCTAAGAAAATCTACATGAAAGATGTGTGCAGCATAGCCCTGACAGGGGATGCCAAGCCGCTGCTTAAAAACGAAGGTGTGGTGATTATTGCCACTGCTAAATATGGCAAAGGCACCGTATTTGCCGTAGGCGACCCATGGTTGTATAACGAGTATACCAACGGCCACCTGCCTGCCGATGGTCACTATGATAACGATAAAGCTATTAATGATGTAACTGCCTGGTTGCTGGCACATGCACGCAAATAA
- a CDS encoding SDR family oxidoreductase, with protein sequence MENNFSLEGKVIVVTGGTGILGKSFIDGIVAAGGAVGILGRNKEIAEERAAEINKNGGRAIALVADVLNKEELLAAKEKLWAEFGRLDGLVNGAGGNMPEGAIQPDEDIFSMNLDGMKRVSEVNLWGTIIPTQVFGELIARTGKGSIVNISSMNSKRAITKVLGYNMGKAGVDCYNQWFAVELANRYGDAIRMNALAPGFFLTEQNRNMHLQADGSYSPRAQSVIRQTPFKRFGKPEELIGALVWLLSDASAFVTGSMVCVDGGFSIFGGV encoded by the coding sequence GTGGAAAATAATTTTTCGTTAGAAGGCAAGGTAATCGTGGTTACCGGTGGTACCGGTATCCTGGGCAAATCATTTATTGATGGTATTGTTGCTGCCGGTGGTGCCGTAGGTATCCTGGGTCGTAACAAAGAGATTGCCGAAGAACGTGCTGCCGAGATCAACAAAAATGGCGGTCGGGCCATTGCACTGGTGGCCGACGTGCTGAACAAAGAAGAACTGCTGGCTGCCAAAGAAAAACTTTGGGCCGAGTTTGGCCGCCTGGATGGTTTGGTGAATGGTGCCGGCGGCAATATGCCTGAAGGTGCTATCCAACCTGATGAGGATATCTTTAGCATGAATCTGGATGGTATGAAACGTGTGTCTGAAGTAAACCTTTGGGGTACCATCATCCCAACCCAGGTTTTTGGCGAGCTGATTGCCCGTACCGGCAAAGGCAGCATCGTTAACATCTCATCAATGAACTCTAAGCGTGCTATTACCAAAGTGTTGGGCTACAACATGGGTAAAGCCGGTGTTGATTGCTATAACCAATGGTTTGCTGTTGAGCTGGCCAACCGTTATGGTGATGCTATCCGCATGAATGCGCTGGCTCCGGGTTTCTTCCTTACTGAGCAGAACCGCAACATGCACCTGCAGGCCGATGGCAGCTACTCGCCAAGGGCACAGTCGGTAATCCGTCAAACACCGTTCAAACGCTTTGGTAAACCAGAAGAGTTGATTGGTGCGTTGGTATGGCTGCTGAGCGATGCCTCTGCCTTTGTAACCGGTTCAATGGTTTGCGTTGACGGTGGCTTCTCTATCTTCGGCGGAGTTTAA
- the kduI gene encoding 5-dehydro-4-deoxy-D-glucuronate isomerase, with amino-acid sequence MKVIHSVHPEDFKAYQTAQIRERFLLDGIVEPGKINLVYTHYDRMIVGGATPLDTPLDLGNYPNLRADYFLERREIGIINVGGNGTVTADGETFNVNKMDCLYIGKGTKEVKFASVSAASPAVFFILSAPAHMTYPTVLMTNEEATKVNAGAAETANKRTINKYIFLDGIRSCQLVMGLTILEPGSVWNTMPAHVHDRRMEAYFYFDLPENNKLVHYMGEGQETRHIMMNNHEAVVSPPWSIHSGSATSAYKFIWGMAGENQDYTDMDPIAIPDLR; translated from the coding sequence TTGAAAGTAATACACAGCGTACATCCAGAAGATTTTAAAGCCTACCAGACAGCGCAAATACGCGAGCGCTTTTTGCTGGATGGCATTGTTGAGCCCGGTAAAATTAACCTGGTTTATACTCATTATGACCGTATGATTGTTGGCGGCGCCACCCCGCTGGATACCCCGCTTGATCTGGGTAACTATCCAAACCTGCGTGCCGATTACTTTTTAGAGCGTCGTGAAATTGGTATCATCAACGTTGGTGGCAATGGTACTGTTACTGCCGATGGCGAAACTTTTAACGTTAACAAAATGGACTGTCTGTACATTGGTAAAGGCACCAAAGAGGTAAAATTTGCCAGCGTTAGCGCGGCATCGCCTGCGGTGTTCTTCATCCTGTCGGCGCCAGCACACATGACTTACCCAACCGTGCTGATGACCAACGAAGAAGCTACCAAAGTAAACGCCGGTGCAGCAGAAACCGCTAACAAACGTACCATTAACAAATACATCTTTCTAGATGGTATCCGCAGCTGCCAGCTGGTAATGGGCTTAACCATTTTGGAACCAGGCAGCGTATGGAACACCATGCCGGCTCACGTGCATGACCGTCGTATGGAGGCTTACTTCTACTTCGACCTGCCAGAGAACAATAAACTGGTACATTACATGGGCGAAGGACAAGAAACCCGTCACATTATGATGAACAACCACGAGGCCGTTGTATCGCCACCATGGAGCATCCACTCAGGCAGCGCTACTTCTGCTTATAAATTTATCTGGGGTATGGCTGGCGAGAACCAGGATTATACCGATATGGATCCGATTGCTATTCCAGACCTGCGTTAA
- a CDS encoding peroxiredoxin, which yields MSLRLGDAAPNFKAKTSEGEIDFYEYLGDSWGVLFSHPADYTPVCTTELGRTASLKDEFAKRNVKVIALSVDSVESHAGWINDINETQNVEVTFPIIADENREIAESYDMIHPNASLTATVRSLFVIDPDKKIRLIITYPASTGRNFQEILRVIDSLQLTSYHSVATPADWKDGEDVVVLPSIKTEDIPAKFPKGFTQVKPYLRLTPQPNK from the coding sequence ATGAGCTTAAGATTAGGCGATGCCGCACCAAACTTTAAAGCCAAAACATCAGAAGGCGAGATAGACTTTTACGAGTACCTTGGTGATAGCTGGGGTGTGCTTTTCTCTCACCCGGCAGATTACACGCCTGTGTGTACTACCGAGCTGGGCAGAACAGCATCGTTAAAAGATGAGTTTGCTAAACGTAACGTAAAGGTAATTGCCCTGAGCGTTGACTCGGTAGAATCTCATGCCGGCTGGATCAATGATATCAACGAGACCCAGAACGTAGAAGTAACGTTCCCGATCATTGCCGACGAAAACCGCGAGATTGCTGAGTCTTATGACATGATTCACCCGAACGCATCTTTGACCGCTACCGTACGTTCACTGTTCGTTATCGATCCTGATAAAAAGATTCGTTTAATTATTACATACCCTGCGTCTACAGGACGCAATTTCCAGGAGATTTTGCGCGTGATTGATTCACTGCAATTAACCTCTTATCATAGCGTTGCTACGCCAGCCGATTGGAAAGACGGCGAAGACGTAGTAGTGCTGCCTTCTATTAAAACAGAAGACATCCCGGCCAAATTTCCAAAAGGTTTTACTCAGGTGAAGCCTTATTTGCGCCTTACTCCACAGCCCAATAAATAG
- a CDS encoding ankyrin repeat domain-containing protein, whose translation MKKSLLLISPILLLSHKLFAQNIFTAVQDNDIPAVKYLLTKGVDPASKDNNGASPLIFAVSHGNDRAVKLILQSNQININAQDGDGNTALITACAGKHDDQVAMLLNHYPELNKINKQGYTALTTAVNANDAEAVKMLLAYGADKKHQDANHKLAIDYARELHEDEIVALLGGGAPANVTAGR comes from the coding sequence ATGAAAAAGAGCTTATTACTAATCAGCCCCATCCTTCTCTTATCACACAAACTTTTTGCTCAGAACATTTTTACAGCTGTGCAGGATAATGACATCCCTGCGGTAAAGTACCTGCTTACCAAAGGTGTAGATCCGGCATCAAAAGACAACAACGGCGCCTCACCGTTAATCTTTGCTGTTAGTCATGGTAATGACCGTGCTGTAAAACTGATTTTGCAAAGCAATCAAATTAACATTAACGCACAGGATGGCGACGGCAACACCGCGCTGATTACTGCCTGTGCCGGTAAACATGATGACCAGGTGGCCATGCTGCTTAACCATTACCCGGAGTTGAACAAAATCAACAAACAAGGGTACACCGCATTAACCACCGCTGTTAACGCTAATGATGCCGAAGCTGTAAAAATGCTGCTGGCCTACGGCGCCGACAAAAAGCATCAGGATGCCAACCACAAGCTGGCCATTGATTATGCCCGTGAGTTGCACGAGGATGAAATTGTTGCCTTGCTGGGCGGCGGTGCTCCTGCTAACGTAACTGCCGGTCGCTAA
- a CDS encoding secondary thiamine-phosphate synthase enzyme YjbQ, which yields MKIYQQSVTLRERRRGFHIITQEVEHALPQINELKVGMCQVFIQHTSASLSINENADPTVRMDFEMYFNKIAPENDPDYRHDDEGSDDMPAHLKAAMLGSSVSIPIRNGRLALGTWQGIYLCEHRNYGGNRHLVVTAWGE from the coding sequence ATGAAGATATATCAGCAATCCGTCACCCTGCGCGAGCGCCGCCGGGGTTTTCATATTATTACGCAGGAGGTAGAGCACGCGCTGCCGCAAATTAACGAGCTGAAGGTAGGCATGTGCCAGGTATTTATTCAGCATACATCGGCCTCGTTGAGTATTAACGAGAACGCCGACCCTACCGTGCGGATGGATTTTGAAATGTATTTCAACAAGATAGCGCCGGAGAATGATCCCGACTATCGTCATGATGATGAAGGTTCTGATGATATGCCCGCTCACCTTAAAGCAGCCATGCTGGGTAGTTCGGTAAGTATCCCCATCCGTAATGGCCGATTGGCGCTGGGCACCTGGCAGGGCATTTACCTGTGCGAGCACCGTAATTATGGGGGCAACCGGCATTTGGTAGTGACGGCCTGGGGAGAGTAA